Proteins found in one Falsirhodobacter algicola genomic segment:
- the dnaA gene encoding chromosomal replication initiator protein DnaA, which yields MTNDTWTKLREDLLLHVGRNNYLTWIEPLKLTHLAEGRAEFEVPTSFFGNWVQRNFADKIRHRLNEAGIDVSRIDFSVARGAPAAPQAAVQAQPAPAPMPAAAAPRRDDEIASAPLDARFTFDSFVVGKPNALAHAAARRVAEGGPVTFNPLFLYGGVGLGKTHLMHAIAHELQLRQPHLRVLYLSAEQFMYRFVQALRERQIMDFKEMFRSVDVLMVDDVQFIAGKDSTQEEFFHTFNALVDQNKQIVISADRAPGEIKDLEDRIKSRLQCGLVVDLHPTDYELRLGVLQQKAEQYRRQMGDLVIADGVLEFLAHRITTNVRVLEGALTRLFAFANLVGRAVTLDVTQECLSDILRASDRKVTIEEIQRKVAEHYNVRLSDMIGPKRVRTIARPRQVAMYLAKQLTPRSLPEIGRRFGGRDHTTIMHGVKKVEELMATDSQLADDLQMLRRLLQG from the coding sequence ATGACGAACGACACATGGACGAAGTTGCGTGAAGACCTGCTGCTTCATGTTGGCCGGAACAACTACCTCACTTGGATCGAGCCGCTGAAGCTCACCCATCTGGCCGAAGGCCGGGCCGAGTTCGAGGTGCCGACCTCGTTCTTCGGCAACTGGGTGCAGCGCAACTTCGCCGACAAGATTCGCCACCGGCTGAACGAAGCGGGCATCGATGTCTCGCGCATCGACTTCTCGGTCGCGCGCGGTGCGCCCGCCGCGCCGCAGGCCGCCGTTCAGGCACAGCCCGCGCCCGCCCCGATGCCCGCCGCCGCCGCCCCCCGCCGCGACGACGAGATCGCGAGCGCGCCGCTCGATGCGCGCTTCACCTTCGACAGCTTCGTCGTGGGCAAGCCGAACGCGCTGGCCCATGCCGCCGCGCGCCGCGTGGCCGAAGGCGGCCCGGTGACGTTCAACCCGCTCTTCCTCTATGGCGGCGTGGGCCTCGGCAAGACGCACCTGATGCACGCCATCGCGCACGAACTCCAACTGCGCCAGCCGCATCTGCGCGTGCTGTACCTCTCGGCCGAACAGTTCATGTACCGCTTCGTGCAGGCCCTGCGCGAACGCCAGATCATGGACTTCAAGGAGATGTTCCGCAGCGTGGACGTGCTGATGGTCGACGATGTGCAATTCATCGCCGGCAAGGATTCGACGCAGGAAGAGTTCTTCCACACGTTCAACGCCCTCGTGGATCAGAACAAGCAAATCGTCATCTCCGCCGACCGCGCACCGGGAGAGATCAAGGATCTGGAAGACCGCATCAAGTCGCGCCTGCAATGCGGCCTCGTGGTGGATCTGCATCCGACCGATTACGAACTGCGCCTCGGCGTTCTGCAGCAGAAGGCCGAGCAGTACCGCCGCCAGATGGGCGATCTGGTGATCGCCGATGGCGTTCTGGAATTCCTCGCCCACCGCATCACGACGAACGTACGCGTGCTCGAAGGCGCGCTGACGCGGCTCTTCGCCTTCGCCAATCTGGTCGGGCGTGCGGTGACGCTGGATGTGACGCAGGAATGTCTTTCGGACATTCTGCGCGCCTCGGACCGCAAGGTCACGATCGAGGAGATCCAGCGCAAGGTGGCCGAACATTACAACGTCCGCCTCTCGGACATGATCGGCCCGAAGCGTGTGCGCACCATCGCCCGCCCGCGTCAGGTCGCGATGTATCTGGCCAAGCAGCTGACCCCCCGCTCCCTCCCCGAGATTGGCCGTCGCTTCGGCGGGCGGGATCACACCACCATCATGCACGGCGTGAAGAAGGTGGAGGAGTTGATGGCCACGGATTCGCAACTGGCCGACGATCTTCAGATGCTTCGCCGCCTGCTTCAGGGATAA